A window of Solanum stenotomum isolate F172 chromosome 3, ASM1918654v1, whole genome shotgun sequence contains these coding sequences:
- the LOC125860620 gene encoding protein REDOX 2-like produces the protein MEKVVHVPEVMLNSGYKMPLLGMGTFNFPMPPIDELTSILVDAIKMGYRHFDTAASYGSEEGVGRAVAEAIERDIIKSRQQMFITSKLCCTQAHPQLVLPALKNTLGMLGLDFVDLYLIHWPISMKPEIDIQNFKKEDIVPFDMKGVWQAMEECCKLGLAKSIGVSNFSCTKVSHLLQIATIPPAVNQVEMNVAWQQQKLLEFCREKGVHVSGYSPLGANGGPWGSHAVMRCPILSHIATTRRKTIPQVALRWVYEQGESVIVKSFNKERMKQNLVEIFNWELSSEDNFRIRAIPQRRGCNGEPFIHPNGPYKSIDELWDGEI, from the exons atGGAGAAAGTAGTACATGTACCGGAAGTGATGCTGAATTCAGGCTACAAAATGCCTTTATTAGGCATGGGAACTTTCAACTTTCCTATGCCGCCGATAGATGAATTAACGTCCATTTTGGTTGACGCTATTAAGATGGGTTACCGACATTTCGACACGGCGGCGTCGTATGGATCGGAGGAGGGAGTTGGGAGAGCAGTGGCTGAAGCAATAGAGCGGGACATTATAAAGAGTCGTCAACAAATGTTCATTACCTCTAAATTATGCTGCACTCAGGCGCACCCTCAACTTGTCCTTCCTGCCCTCAAAAACACACTTGG AATGTTGGGACTAGATTTCGTGGACTTGTATCTAATACATTGGCCGATAAGCATGAAACCTGAGATTGAtatccaaaatttcaaaaaggaaGATATTGTCCCTTTTGATATGAAAGGGGTATGGCAAGCCATGGAAGAGTGCTGCAAGTTGGGCCTAGCAAAGTCTATTGGAGTCAGCAATTTCAGTTGCACCAAAGTCTCACACCTCCTCCAAATTGCTACCATTCCTCCGGCAGTAAATCAg GTAGAAATGAATGTGGCATGGCAGCAACAAAAACTGCTCGAGTTTTGTAGAGAAAAGGGTGTTCATGTAAGTGGGTACTCTCCATTGGGAGCCAACGGTGGGCCTTGGGGTTCCCATGCCGTCATGCGTTGCCCAATCCTCAGCCACATCGCAACCACTAGACGAAAAACCATCCCTCAG GTTGCATTGAGATGGGTATATGAGCAAGGGGAAAGTGTGATAGTGAAGAGCTTTAATAAAGAGAGGATGAAACAAAACCTTGTTGAAATATTCAATTGGGAACTTAGTAGTGAAGATAATTTCAGGATTCGAGCCATACCTCAAAGAAGGGGATGCAACGGAGAGCCATTTATTCATCCAAACGGACCCTACAAATCTATCGATGAACTTTGGGACGGAGAGATCTAA